The Streptomyces sp. NBC_00236 DNA window CCACGGCCAGCAGCCTACCCCCTCTGATAACGTCGTTTTGAAACAGTGTTCCGAAACTGTCGGAGGTCCGCCGTGCCCACGTCCGCCATACGTCTCGTCCGCTTCACCGGACGCTTACTGCTGGCCCTGGCCGCCGTCACGACGCTGGTCGTCGTCTTTCTCGCACTGATCGCCCTCACAGATGGAGCAGGCTCGGGGCTCCCCGCATGGTTGACGACCCTTGGAGTCGGAGCTGTCCTGGCGATGTGGCTGGGGCGGCGCCGCACTTGGCCGGCGAGGCTTGTGCCGTTCCTGCCGGTGGTTGTCGCGGCAGCATTGACGGCGTCGGTCTGTATCCCGACCGTGCCGACGGCCCGGCGATACCCGCCCGCCCTACCGTTCGTGACCACGCAGCACTGGAGCCTGGCCACAGGCAGCCGGGTAGCGGTGTACCACTACCCGCCCGCGAACCCCGGCACCCGGCATCCCATCCCGCTCGTGTACCTCAACGGCGGACCGGTCCGCGGCATCTCGGTGCTCGACCACCGGTTCCTGCAACTCCTGGCACGCCAGGGCTACGACGTCTACGCCTACGAACAGGCCGGTGGCGGACGAAGCGACCTGCTCCCCATGAGCCAGTACACGATCTCCAGGCCGGTCCGCGACCTCGCAGCCTTTGTCGACCGCCTGAACAAGGGCAAGGTCGACATCCTCGGATTCTCCTCAGGCGGGGCCGTGCTCACCCGAGCCCTGGCCGACCCGAGCATCGCCGCACGCTTGCACCGGGCGATCCTCGCTGAGCCCGGCCCCATGGACGGCCCCACCGCACGCATCGCCGGGCACAAGGGCCGAAAATCCGCACGGGGCCTCGCGCCGGCCATGACCGGACCGCGATCGACGCACGTCCCCCGGTACGCCGTGGCGTTCGGCCTTATGCGACTCGGACTCCTCACCCCCGACACCGGACTGATCGGACAGGCCGAAGGCGACAATGCCTTCACCGCCGCAGACCTCGGCAGCGACACCGCGTCCGCCTACTGCGCTCGCGACGCGCACCGCATCCCCGCCGAGGACACAGCACAGAACTTCTCCTTCAGCCCCGCCGCCAGCCTCCGCATCCAGCAGACGGTCAAGGACTCCCCCTCCATCGCCTCGAAGCTGAGGCGCTCCCGGACTCCCGCGATGCTGATGATCGCTGAGTGCTCCTCCCAGCTTCGTCAATGGGAGACCACCGTCCTTGCCAATGACCCCGCCATCCAGCGCACGCAGTACATGCCCGGAGTCGGACACCACATGTGGAACGGCCTGGACGACAACAACGACCGAGCCGCCGCCGTCATCACTGCGTTCCTTCAGGACATGCCAGCCCCCCTGCCGAACTACCCGACCCGTGACGAGATCCCTGCCTTCCTGCGCGACCACAAATGAAGACGTTGTAGCCCGTCACCAGCAACGGCGGGCGAACCCTCGAAGCCGCCCGGGCCCTGCGCGAAGTACAGCTAAGGGCGATCTCTTACTGATCGTTTCAGAATGAGTTGAGCCGTGGGTCTTGCGCTCGAGGATCGTGGTCGGCGTGGTGTCCGGGTGCGTGCTGATCTTGTTCCTGATGACCTGTGGGAGCGGGTGGTCCCGCTGCTGCCGCTCGCCCCCGAACGGCGCCATCGCCACCCGGGGCGGCTGCGTGTCCCCGATCGAGTGGCGGTCGCCGGCATCATGCATGTGCTGCGGACCGGTGTCGCGTGGTGTGACGTCCCCGCAGAGGCGGTGGGCTGTTCCGGGGTAACGGCTTGGCGCCGACTGCGGGACTGGACCGAGGCCGGCGTCTGGCCGCGCCTGCACACCGTCCTGTTGACCGAGCTTCGTCGCTCCAGCCTGCTGGACCTAGACGACTGCTCCGTGGATGGATCGCATGTGCGGGCACTCAAAGGGGGGACCACGTCGGACCCTCGCCCGTCGATCGGGCCCGCTCTGGCTCGAAGCACCACCTGATCGTCGACCGTCACGGAACCCCGCTCGCCGTCACCCTCACCGGTGGCAACCGGCACGACGTCACCCAGCTCCTTCCCCTGCTCGACGCCGTTCCGTCGATCCGGGGTCTGCGGGGGCGTCCCCGCCGCAAGCCCCGGCGCCTGTATGCCGACCGGGGCTATGACTTCGACAAGTACCGCCGCCTGCTGTGGAAGCGGGGCATCAAGCCGATGATCGCGCGACGCGGCGTTGCTCACGGCTCCGGACTGGGCAAGGTGCGCTGGGTGGTCGAACGCGCCTTCGCCTGGCTGCACCAGTTCAAACGGCTCCGCACCCGCTACGAGCGCCGTGCCGATCTCCACCAGGGCCTGCTCGAACTGGCCTGCAGCCTCATATGCCTGCGCCGCCTCCGAACTTCATTCTGAAAGATCGGGAAGGGGCGCCCCGCAGTTGGTGGCAGGGTAGCGAAGGCGGGTTCCTGCTCTTGCGAGCTGCACTCAGGTGAGGTCGTAGGTGACACTCGCGGAGCCGTCCCAGTTCGGTGCCTCCACGAGCGTGAGGGTTCCATCCTGGGCCTCGACGACTCGCACCGTGAGCCCGCCGCGGTCCTCACCTGGAAACGCAATGGAGAAGTGGGGATCCATCTCCATGAGGAAGTCCCAGCCCTCGCGCTGGGGCGCGTCAAGGACATTGGCATGCCGACCGGTCGCCCGCCACTTGCCGACCGCGTCGACAGCGGCAGTGATGTTGATGTCGTATATCTCAAGGCAAATCGACTGATTAGCCCACCATTCGAGGCGGCCCTGATCCACGAATCGATCCATGGGCACACTATGCAACTGTGCAGGCTGACCGGGCGAGCCTGCACGGCTGCCGACCGTCGTGGGGCAGCCCGCGACACAGAACCTCTGGGGCAGACCGGGCGGGTCCCCGCTTCATCCGGCGGGCACCCCGTACGCCTTCGCAGCCCCGTGACCTCATTCTGAAACCATCAGTTAGTCCGGAAAAGTCTGCCGACGAAGAAGCTGGTGCCGGCGACTGCGAGCAGCAGGTAGCCGCCGGGGAGGGCGATGTTGGAGAAGACGCGTGCGCGTACATGCGCCAGGACCGCGCCGACGAAGAGCGCGATCAAGCCGATTCCCGCCGCCAGGCCCAGCCGATGCACCCCGAGAAGCCCCAGGAGAAGGCCGGCGGCGCCCGCGAGTTCGAGGGTCGCCAGGTAGGGCACCGCAGCTGCCGGGAGTCCAACCTTCACGGAGTTGGCCAGCACGAACGGTGCCCGCGCGTAGTCCGCGACCGCGATGAATGCGTTCGCGACGACGCAGGCAACAGTGGCGATGAGCAGTACGGAGCTCATGGGCGGCACGCCCCCACGACGGCAGACCGGCTCTGCTGGAACCGGCGCTCGTACGACGCGGCTGATCGGGTCTTGCGGCTG harbors:
- a CDS encoding DoxX family protein — translated: MSSVLLIATVACVVANAFIAVADYARAPFVLANSVKVGLPAAAVPYLATLELAGAAGLLLGLLGVHRLGLAAGIGLIALFVGAVLAHVRARVFSNIALPGGYLLLAVAGTSFFVGRLFRTN
- a CDS encoding alpha/beta fold hydrolase, which codes for MTTQHWSLATGSRVAVYHYPPANPGTRHPIPLVYLNGGPVRGISVLDHRFLQLLARQGYDVYAYEQAGGGRSDLLPMSQYTISRPVRDLAAFVDRLNKGKVDILGFSSGGAVLTRALADPSIAARLHRAILAEPGPMDGPTARIAGHKGRKSARGLAPAMTGPRSTHVPRYAVAFGLMRLGLLTPDTGLIGQAEGDNAFTAADLGSDTASAYCARDAHRIPAEDTAQNFSFSPAASLRIQQTVKDSPSIASKLRRSRTPAMLMIAECSSQLRQWETTVLANDPAIQRTQYMPGVGHHMWNGLDDNNDRAAAVITAFLQDMPAPLPNYPTRDEIPAFLRDHK
- a CDS encoding IS5 family transposase (programmed frameshift); this translates as MRADLVPDDLWERVVPLLPLAPERRHRHPGRLRVPDRVAVAGIMHVLRTGVAWCDVPAEAVGCSGVTAWRRLRDWTEAGVWPRLHTVLLTELRRSSLLDLDDCSVDGSHVRALKRGDHVGPSPVDRARSGSKHHLIVDRHGTPLAVTLTGGNRHDVTQLLPLLDAVPSIRGLRGRPRRKPRRLYADRGYDFDKYRRLLWKRGIKPMIARRGVAHGSGLGKVRWVVERAFAWLHQFKRLRTRYERRADLHQGLLELACSLICLRRLRTSF